The Cetobacterium somerae ATCC BAA-474 genome includes a window with the following:
- the corA gene encoding magnesium/cobalt transporter CorA: MNKKVGLQPGTLVYTGDRQSTIEIPITHYTYNHESFKKNSFIFRDNLFIELHPSHVNWLNIGGIHNTELIKKVGEAFNIDSLILEDLLNNSQRPKLEIRDDYIFITLKMISHSNKKNKYEYEQISFILFSNLLITFQENPFDVFDSIRCRIEKRSGRLRTKKEGYLTYSLIDRIVDNYFVIIEDLEERIDDLEDKVTTEPKKEDFDEILELKKELLKFRRALAPLKEVSSKFKDSDIQEYLGEDIDIYLRDLQDHIIIANESNDALFNRGNELLQLYHSTISTGMNEIMKVLTMISSIFIPLSFLAGLYGMNFQYMPELTWKYGYFFILSLMISIILGTAYFFKKKKWW, translated from the coding sequence TTGAATAAAAAAGTTGGATTACAACCTGGAACTCTTGTGTATACAGGTGATAGGCAATCTACAATTGAAATCCCCATTACTCACTATACCTATAACCATGAATCTTTTAAAAAAAATAGTTTTATCTTTAGGGACAATCTTTTTATAGAGTTACACCCTTCTCATGTTAACTGGTTAAATATTGGCGGGATTCACAATACTGAGCTTATCAAAAAAGTTGGAGAAGCTTTTAATATAGATTCCTTAATTTTGGAAGATCTATTAAACAATTCTCAAAGACCTAAGTTAGAAATTAGAGATGATTATATTTTTATTACATTAAAAATGATTTCTCATTCTAATAAAAAAAATAAATATGAATATGAGCAAATATCTTTTATTTTATTTTCAAATCTTTTAATAACTTTTCAGGAAAACCCATTTGATGTTTTTGACAGTATTAGATGTCGTATCGAAAAAAGAAGCGGGCGTCTTAGAACTAAAAAAGAGGGGTATCTTACATATTCTTTAATTGATAGAATTGTTGATAACTATTTTGTTATTATTGAAGATCTAGAAGAAAGAATTGATGATTTAGAAGATAAAGTTACTACCGAGCCTAAAAAAGAAGATTTTGACGAAATCTTAGAACTAAAAAAAGAACTTTTAAAATTCAGAAGAGCTTTAGCTCCTTTAAAAGAAGTTTCTTCAAAATTTAAAGATTCAGATATTCAAGAGTATCTAGGTGAAGACATCGATATTTACTTACGTGATTTACAAGATCACATTATAATAGCAAATGAATCTAACGATGCACTCTTCAATAGAGGAAATGAACTTTTACAACTTTATCACTCTACTATTAGTACTGGTATGAATGAAATTATGAAAGTTTTAACAATGATTTCTAGTATTTTCATTCCTTTGAGTTTTCTAGCTGGACTTTATGGTATGAATTTCCAATATATGCCTGAATTAACTTGGAAATATGGATACTTTTTTATTTTAAGCTTAATGATATCAATTATTTTAGGAACTGCTTATTTTTTCAAAAAGAAAAAATGGTGGTGA